One part of the Planctomycetota bacterium genome encodes these proteins:
- a CDS encoding MGMT family protein: MPETKRPGSKAKQRQLQRRARILRCVADIPKGRVSTYGSVGAACQTGPRQAAAVLSLDPGASDVPWHRVVGAGGLLRIVNPVGHKEQRERLIAEGLELTDRRVQAFDDVFVDMCDLE; the protein is encoded by the coding sequence GTGCCTGAGACAAAACGGCCAGGCTCGAAGGCGAAACAGCGTCAGCTCCAGCGACGGGCTCGCATCCTGCGTTGCGTCGCGGACATCCCGAAAGGACGCGTCTCGACCTACGGCAGCGTCGGGGCTGCGTGTCAGACCGGGCCCCGTCAAGCTGCGGCGGTGCTGTCGCTCGATCCGGGGGCGTCGGACGTGCCGTGGCACCGCGTCGTCGGTGCGGGCGGGCTGCTGCGGATCGTCAACCCGGTCGGCCACAAGGAGCAGCGCGAGCGACTCATCGCGGAGGGCCTTGAGCTCACCGATCGTCGCGTTCAGGCGTTCGACGACGTGTTCGTCGACATGTGCGACCTGGAGTGA